The following coding sequences are from one Shumkonia mesophila window:
- a CDS encoding amino acid ABC transporter ATP-binding protein has translation MQNTPILRVENVSKAYNGKAVLKSVSLELNAGQHKVLIGPSGGGKSTLLHCMNYLVTPDSGRIELDGREVNAKSRKELYAFRQQVGMIFQEFNLFDHLTALDNVAIALRKVKGQSRREAEGRAMAELERVGLADRAQHYPAELSGGQKQRVSIARALAMDPKVMLLDEPTSALDPELTGEVVSVIRALARSGMTMAMATHQMEFARALADEILFMQGGEIIERGAPAELLAPGAATRTADFCRRLAEMGGD, from the coding sequence ATGCAAAACACCCCGATCCTTCGCGTCGAGAACGTGTCGAAGGCCTACAACGGCAAGGCGGTACTGAAATCGGTGTCGCTCGAGCTCAACGCCGGCCAGCACAAGGTGCTGATCGGCCCCTCGGGCGGCGGCAAGAGCACGCTGCTGCACTGCATGAACTATCTGGTGACCCCCGATTCGGGGCGCATCGAACTCGACGGCCGCGAGGTCAACGCGAAGTCGCGCAAGGAGCTCTACGCCTTCCGCCAGCAGGTCGGCATGATCTTCCAGGAGTTCAACCTGTTCGACCACCTGACGGCGCTGGACAACGTCGCCATCGCGCTGCGCAAGGTGAAGGGCCAGTCGCGCCGGGAGGCCGAGGGCCGGGCGATGGCCGAACTGGAGCGCGTGGGTCTGGCCGACCGCGCGCAGCACTATCCGGCCGAGCTGTCGGGCGGCCAGAAGCAGCGGGTCTCCATTGCCCGCGCGCTGGCCATGGACCCCAAGGTGATGCTGCTGGACGAGCCGACCTCGGCGCTCGACCCCGAACTGACCGGCGAGGTGGTCTCCGTGATCCGTGCGCTGGCCCGTTCGGGCATGACCATGGCGATGGCCACCCACCAGATGGAATTCGCCCGCGCGCTGGCCGACGAGATCCTGTTCATGCAAGGCGGCGAGATCATCGAGCGGGGTGCTCCGGCCGAACTGCTGGCCCCCGGCGCCGCCACCCGCACCGCCGACTTCTGCCGCCGCCTGGCCGAGATGGGCGGGGACTGA
- a CDS encoding amino acid ABC transporter permease, translating into MQHTLDVLIEAVPFLVGGVGTTLVIVIGGMLLGLVLGVPLAVGQVYGNAIARRAAGLYVWFFRGVPILVLLFLFYYGLFHLIGLNLGAVAAAILVLGMTSAAYQSQIFRGAILSLSQGQFRAASALGMSNAQAIATIILPQALRLSLPGWSNEYSIMLKDSALVFVLGATEIMARTHFVASREYQHMPLYITAALLYFLLTWAGVRSLRAFERRVAIRGYGRT; encoded by the coding sequence ATGCAGCACACCCTGGATGTCCTGATCGAGGCGGTGCCCTTCCTGGTGGGCGGGGTGGGGACGACGCTCGTCATCGTCATCGGCGGCATGCTGCTGGGGCTCGTCCTCGGCGTGCCGCTGGCGGTCGGCCAGGTCTACGGCAACGCCATCGCGCGCCGGGCGGCCGGCCTTTATGTGTGGTTCTTCCGCGGCGTGCCCATCCTGGTGCTGCTGTTTCTCTTCTACTACGGCCTCTTTCACCTGATCGGGCTCAACCTCGGCGCCGTGGCGGCGGCCATCCTGGTGCTCGGCATGACCAGCGCGGCCTATCAGTCGCAGATCTTTCGCGGCGCCATCCTGTCGCTTTCCCAGGGCCAGTTCCGCGCCGCCAGCGCGCTCGGCATGTCGAACGCCCAGGCCATCGCCACCATCATCCTGCCGCAGGCGCTGCGCCTGTCGCTGCCCGGCTGGTCCAACGAATATTCGATCATGCTCAAGGACTCGGCGCTGGTCTTCGTGCTGGGGGCCACCGAGATCATGGCCCGCACCCATTTCGTCGCCTCGCGCGAATACCAGCACATGCCCCTCTACATCACCGCCGCGCTGCTCTACTTCCTGCTCACCTGGGCGGGGGTGCGGAGCTTGCGCGCCTTCGAACGCCGGGTGGCCATCCGCGGTTACGGAAGGACCTAG
- a CDS encoding ABC transporter substrate-binding protein — protein MFKKISVVAAVVAACGLMAGPAAAQKVVNGIDANFPPFAYVDKSGKPGGFDVDSVDWIAKKMGFEVSHQPVDWDGIIPSLLAKKIDLICSGMSITPERAKQVSFTNPYWEVKNVFVTKKDSAVTVDQLLKGDKKIGVQQGTPEGDWLKDNKEKNGWNFTLRYYDSSPMAVEDVLNGRIDAAGMNDAPAKDATSKKPVKVAGIFGEVDTFGCAVRKEDTALLKKLNDGYKALMADKQWKDLIAKHKP, from the coding sequence GTGTTCAAAAAAATCTCTGTCGTGGCGGCCGTCGTTGCGGCGTGCGGCCTGATGGCCGGCCCCGCGGCGGCCCAGAAAGTGGTCAACGGCATCGACGCCAACTTCCCGCCTTTCGCCTACGTCGATAAGTCGGGCAAGCCGGGCGGCTTCGACGTCGATTCGGTCGACTGGATCGCCAAGAAGATGGGCTTCGAAGTCAGCCACCAGCCGGTCGACTGGGACGGCATCATCCCCAGCCTGCTGGCCAAGAAGATCGACCTCATCTGCTCGGGCATGTCGATCACGCCGGAACGGGCCAAGCAGGTCAGCTTCACCAACCCCTACTGGGAAGTGAAGAACGTCTTCGTCACCAAGAAGGATTCCGCCGTCACCGTCGACCAACTGCTCAAGGGCGACAAGAAGATCGGCGTCCAGCAAGGCACGCCCGAGGGCGACTGGCTGAAGGACAACAAGGAAAAGAACGGCTGGAACTTCACGCTGCGCTATTACGATTCCTCGCCGATGGCGGTCGAGGACGTGCTGAACGGCCGCATCGACGCCGCCGGCATGAACGACGCCCCGGCCAAGGACGCCACCTCGAAGAAGCCGGTCAAGGTCGCCGGCATCTTCGGCGAGGTCGACACCTTCGGCTGCGCCGTGCGCAAGGAAGATACCGCGCTCCTGAAAAAGCTGAACGACGGCTACAAGGCCCTGATGGCCGACAAGCAGTGGAAAGACCTGATCGCCAAGCACAAGCCGTAA
- a CDS encoding class I mannose-6-phosphate isomerase: MPLSVYRRPFRLLPNRVWRTYQGGAFLDRIEGKPEPRDGNQPEDWIGSAVAALNPARPGPAIPGEGLSIAEACDGCRLPMTAVLADDPEAALGAAHVAAFGVRPQLLVKFIDSAVRLSIQAHPSVAWAKANLGAASGKTEAWWILETRRPDAWVLAGFQRPPGRDAWRRMIAEQDSDAMMACFDPVRVAPGNILLIEGGLPHAIGPGLTLLEIQEPTDFVVQCEYADKTLKVSESARTLGLGAEKVVDMFDFTAYTPAEVKTRFGAHPAPIAETEGGREQALLAAPRTRLLEVRRLSVTGAFAPAFDGRYSILVVLDGEGTITVEGEAIPLKPWTRLFLPAAIEEALLTGRMTLARCLPPKPPGA; the protein is encoded by the coding sequence ATGCCCCTTTCCGTCTATCGCCGTCCGTTCCGCCTGCTGCCCAACCGGGTGTGGCGCACCTACCAGGGCGGCGCCTTCCTCGACCGTATCGAGGGCAAGCCCGAGCCCCGGGACGGCAACCAGCCGGAGGACTGGATCGGCTCGGCGGTGGCGGCCTTGAACCCGGCCCGTCCCGGCCCGGCAATCCCCGGCGAGGGCCTGTCGATCGCCGAAGCCTGCGATGGGTGCCGCCTGCCGATGACGGCGGTGCTGGCCGACGATCCCGAGGCGGCGCTGGGGGCGGCCCACGTGGCGGCCTTCGGGGTCAGGCCGCAACTGCTGGTCAAGTTCATCGATTCGGCGGTGCGCCTTTCCATCCAGGCCCATCCCAGCGTGGCCTGGGCCAAGGCCAACCTCGGCGCCGCCAGCGGCAAGACGGAAGCCTGGTGGATTCTGGAGACCCGCCGGCCCGACGCCTGGGTGCTGGCCGGCTTCCAGCGGCCGCCGGGACGCGACGCCTGGCGGCGCATGATCGCCGAGCAGGATTCGGACGCCATGATGGCCTGCTTCGATCCCGTCCGGGTGGCCCCCGGCAACATCCTTCTGATCGAGGGCGGGCTGCCGCACGCCATCGGCCCCGGCCTGACCCTCCTCGAGATCCAGGAGCCGACCGACTTCGTGGTGCAGTGCGAATACGCCGACAAGACGCTGAAGGTGTCCGAATCCGCCCGCACCCTGGGCCTGGGCGCCGAGAAGGTGGTCGACATGTTCGACTTCACCGCCTACACGCCCGCCGAAGTCAAAACCCGCTTCGGCGCCCACCCAGCCCCGATCGCCGAAACCGAGGGCGGCCGCGAGCAAGCCCTGCTGGCGGCGCCCCGCACCCGGCTGCTGGAGGTGCGCCGCCTTTCCGTCACCGGCGCCTTCGCGCCCGCTTTCGACGGCCGCTATTCGATCCTCGTCGTGCTCGACGGCGAAGGCACGATCACCGTCGAGGGCGAGGCCATACCTCTCAAGCCCTGGACCCGCCTGTTCCTGCCCGCCGCCATCGAGGAAGCCCTTCTTACCGGCCGCATGACCCTGGCCCGCTGCCTGCCGCCCAAGCCGCCCGGCGCCTGA